The following coding sequences are from one Motacilla alba alba isolate MOTALB_02 chromosome 4, Motacilla_alba_V1.0_pri, whole genome shotgun sequence window:
- the LOC119700418 gene encoding coiled-coil domain-containing protein 42-like: METWSKEEMSAHFLRMCKVKLPSFLRELTVTEEDSQSSLIQLLKKKKEAREMEKAMAEKEEAFMGRMKVIADRWRDLHAKRAQLKAHVQRSGRTVQKCEELRIQALKINRKQSEENMKKDGELLRAKMELETLRKKHRKLCKKVQKYSIFKKYLEDVVEVSQFEDISEVTSQYKLLVRTRKDLLQSQHGHKQLTEQDKVFLEQYKAQKEAEMLQYKNELVQLKLRISQAQSDIPLWEAHWADIQDRTSKKMGKLWTIKLAIHNLFQSTNMRLQAQWNVLECNSCRQLNMVKPSQKEEQ; this comes from the exons ATGGAGACCTGGAGCAAAGAGGAGATGTCAGCCCATTTCCTCAGGATGTGCAAGGTGAAACTCCCATCCTTCCTCAG GGAACTCACAGTGACAGAGGAGGACTCCCAGTCTTCACTTATTCAGctcttgaagaaaaagaaagaagcccGAGAGATGGAAAAGGCCAtggcagagaaagaagag GCCTTCATGGGGAGGATGAAAGTCATCGCTGACCGGTGGAGGGACCTGCACGCCAAGAGGGCCCAGCTGAAAGCCCATGTGCAGAGATCTGGAAGGACTGTGCAG AAATGTGAAGAGTTACGAATCCAAGCTCTgaagataaacagaaaacagagtGAGGAGAATATGAAAAAGGATGGTGAGCTTTTGAGAGCCAAGATGGAACTGGAAaccctcagaaaaaaacaccgGAAACTCTGCAAAAAAGTGCAGAAGTACTCTATCTTCAAGAAATACCTGGAGGATGTGGTGGAGGTCTCACAG TTTGAGGACATCTCAGAAGTCACTTCACAGTACAAATTGCTGGTGAGGACACGGAAGGACCTTCTGCAGTCACAACATGGGCACAAGCAACTGACTGAGCAAGACAAGGTGTTCCTGGAGCAGtacaaagcacagaaagaagctGAGATGCTTCAGTACAAGAATGAGCTGGTGCAGCTCAAACTACGTATTTCTCAGGCTCAAAGTGACATCCCCCTCTGG GAGGCTCACTGGGCTGACATCCAGGACAGGACTTCCAAGAAAATGGGGAAGCTGTGGACTATCAAGCTGGCCATCCACAACCTTTTCCAGTCCACCAACATGCGGCTGCAAGCACAGTGGAATGTGTTGGAGTGTAACAGCTGCAGACAGCTGAACATGGTAAAGCCAAGCCAGAAGGAGGAGCAGTAA